In Carya illinoinensis cultivar Pawnee chromosome 6, C.illinoinensisPawnee_v1, whole genome shotgun sequence, a single genomic region encodes these proteins:
- the LOC122312662 gene encoding uncharacterized protein LOC122312662, protein QSSSRPPLFCGDNYSFWKVRMRIFLQTQGREIWKCIVNGPYIPTKVVGGVKVKKEEEEFDREDDRLYTLNLTAMNLLYNALNGNEFNRIMNCATAKEIWDNLEVTYEGTSQVKESKIYILTHEYEMFKMNDDESISSMHTRFTNIINSLTALGKVYSKVEIVRKILNSLPKRWESKVTAILEARDLKKLEVNELIGSLITLDSGCSRHMTGDKTKFFDLRSKEEGHVTFEDNSKGKIVGIGKIGNESSLIIEDVLLVEGLKHNLLSISQLCDKGFTVTFKMDKCIILNDHDCNICFIAFRNNNVYTIDFEEITSQDAICLSAQNETSWLWHRRLGHANMELISKLSKNDLVRGLPKTYFLKDKICDACQFGKQTKTSFKTKKHISTTRPLQLIHMDLFGPNRVASLGGKYYAFVIVDDFSRYTWVIFLAHKDEAHNAFTKLCKRIQNEKGYTISSIRSDRGKEFVNKNIETFCDENGFIHNFSAPRTPQQNGVVERKNRSLQEMARTMLNENNLPSYFWAEAVSTACYVINRVMLRSKLDKTPYELWNEKKPNIGYFHVFGCKCFILNDRDNLGKFDAKSDEGIFLGYSTNSKAYRVFNKKTLTVQESMHVVFDELEAIRMLLAYACYKDFKLFQMVVKSAFLNGFINEEVYVEQPPGFENHISPNHVFKLTKALYGLKQAPRAWYERLSGFLIEKGFSRGKIDTTLFIKYENDDILLIQIYVDDIIFGATNENMCQVFAKTMQEEFEMSMMGELTFFLGLQIKQTKSGTFINQSKYIKELLKKFGMENAKEIGTPMSPSTKLDKDESGKPVDSKIYRGMIGSLLYLTASRPDIMFSVCLCARFQSSPKESHLIAVKRILRYLSGTINLGLWYPKHTSFDLISYTDADYAGCKIDRKSTSGACHFLGHALVSWFSKKQNSVALSTAEAEYVAAGCCCAQVLYMKQQLEDFKLMYNHIPIKCDNTSAINLSKNPIQHSRTKHIEIRYHFLRDHVQKGDIMLEFTNTHDQLADIFTK, encoded by the exons caatctagtagtcggcctccactcttttgtggagataattactcattctggaaagttagaatgagaatatttcttcaaactcaaggtagagaaatatggaaatgtattgtaaatggaccttatattccaacaaaagtggttggtggagtaaaggtcaaaaaggaagaagaagagtttgatcgtgaagacgatagactttatactttaaatttaactgctatgaatttattatataatgctcttaatggaaatgagtttaatagaataatgaattgcgctacggcaaaggaaatttgggataacttggaagtaacctatgaaggaacttcgcaagtcaaggaatcaaaaatttatattcttactcatgaatatgaaatgtttaagatgaatgatgatgaatctatttctagtatgcacactcgttttactaacatcataaacagcttgacagctcttggcaaagtttattccaaggtggagatagtaagaaaaattctcaactctttaccaaaacgttgggaatcaaaagttacagcgattcttgaagctagagacctcaagaagctcgaagtcaatgaactcatcgggtcacttatcacc ttagatagtggatgttcaagacacatgacgggagacaagactaagttctttgatcttagatctaaagaagaaggacacgtgacatttgaagacaactcgaaagggaagatcgtgggaataggtaaaattggtaatgaatcttctctcataattgaagatgttctacttgttgaaggtttaaaacataatcttttgagcataagtcaattatgtgataaaggatttacagttacttttaaaatggataaatgcattattttgaatgatcatgattgtaatatttgttttattgcttttagaaacaataatgtttatacaattgattttgaagaaattacctcacaagatgctatttgcttgtcagctcaaaatgaaactagttggttatggcatagaagattaggtcatgccaacatggaacttatttccaaactttcaaaaaatgatcttgtgagaggtttaccaaaaacatattttcttaaagacaaaatttgtgatgcatgtcaatttggtaaacaaacaaaaacttcttttaaaactaagaaacatatttccactactagaccattgcaactgatacacatggatctttttggaccaaatagagttgcaagtctaggaggaaaatattatgcatttgttattgttgatgatttctctagatatacttgggtcatctttcttgctcataaagatgaggcacataatgcctttaccaagttatgcaagagaattcaaaatgaaaagggctatactatttcaagtatccgaagtgataggggaaaagagtttgttaataaaaatattgaaacattttgtgatgaaaacggttttattcataatttttctgctcctcgaactcctcaacaaaatggggtagtagagaggaaaaatagatctcttcaagagatggcaagaacaatgctcaatgagaacaacttgcctagttatttttgggccgaagcggtaagtactgcatgttatgttataaatagagttatgttaaggtctaaattagataaaaccccctatgagctttggaatgagaaaaagcccaacattggttactttcatgtatttggatgcaaatgttttattttgaatgacagagataatttaggcaagtttgatgcaaaatctgatgaaggtatttttctcgggtattctactaatagtaaagcttatagagtattcaacaaaaagactttaactgtacaagaatctatgcatgtagtatttgatgaa ttagaagctattcgaatgctacttgcatatgcttgttataaagatttcaaactttttcaaatggttgttaaaagtgctttcttaaatggttttataaatgaagaggtatatgttgagcaacctccaggttttgaaaatcatatttccccaaatcatgttttcaaactcacaaaagcactatatggacttaaacaagctcctagagcttggtacgagagactcagtggtttcttgattgaaaaaggtttttcaagaggaaaaatcgacacaactcttttcattaaatatgaaaatgatgatattcttttgattcagatttatgttgatgatataatattcggtgctactaatgaaaatatgtgtcaagtttttgctaagactatgcaggaagaatttgagatgagcatgatgggtgaacttacattctttctcggattgcaaattaagcaaacaaaaagtgggacattcatcaatcaatcaaaatatattaaggaattactgaagaagtttgggatggaaaatgctaaggaaattggaacaccaatgagcccatcaactaaacttgataaagatgaatccggtaagccagttgactcgaagatatatcgaggtatgattggtagcttattatatttaacagccagtagaccagatattatgtttagtgtgtgcttatgtgcacgttttcaatcatctccaaaagaatcacatttaattgcagttaagcgcattcttagatatcttagtggtacaattaacctagggttatggtaccctaagcacacatctttcgatctaatcagctacacagatgcagattatgctggctgtaaaatagatcgaaaaagcactagtggagcatgccatttcttaggtcatgcattagtttcctggtttagtaaaaaacaaaattctgttgcactatctactgctgaggcagaatatgttgctgcgggttgttgttgtgctcaagttctctacatgaagcaacaacttgaagattttaaactcatgtataatcacattccaatcaaatgtgataatacaagtgctataaatctttcaaagaacccaatacaacattctagaactaagcatattgaaataaggtatcattttcttcgagatcatgtgcaaaaaggtgatataatgttagagttcacaaacacacacgatcagttagcagatattttcacaaaa
- the LOC122313930 gene encoding uncharacterized protein LOC122313930 isoform X1, whose protein sequence is MAILFHKFQQAVKNLAKNPMFAKDPRQLQFEADINRLFLYTSYNRLGRNADKVDAEEIIDMANKASVSDQQKQVQENIHSQIKSFCMSMDEILLPNNKKIDEALELPPQSAAAPRRSGLSFAVGKDDQPNYHAVIPETRPSKQAEVSERLKDLIGYRLDIKPSQILHEEAGQGLFLDGEADVGAVVAFYPGVIYFPAYYRYIPGYPKVDARNPYLITRYDGSVINAQPWGFGGEGREVWNGLSMADFKPDMQGVEKGSERVWKLLSTPLEGTRAGIKGDVLERRNPLAFAHFANHPAKGMVPNVMICPYDFPLTEKNMRPYIPNILFGNAEEVKMKRFGSFWFKFGGSGNGGSDVAVLKTLVLVATRALCDEELLLNYRLSNSKRRPAWYTPVDEEEDRRRWS, encoded by the exons ATGGCTATTCTCTTCCACAAATTCCAACAG GCAGTGAAAAATCTTGCGAAAAATCCCATGTTTGCTAAGGATCCTAGACAACTACAATTTGAAGCAGACATAAATCGGCTGTTTCTTTATACCAG CTACAATCGTTTGGGAAGGAATGCTGACAAGGTGGATGCAGAGGAAATTATTGATATGGCGAATAAAGCCTCCGTTTCTGATCAACAGAAGCAAGTCCAAGAAAACATCCACTCACAAATCAAAAGTTTTTGCATGTCTATGGATGAAATTCTTCTccctaataataaaaagatagatGAGGCACTCGAATTGCCACCACAATCAGCTGCTGCTCCTCGTCGTAGTGGCCTTAGTTTTGCTGTTGGCAAGGATGACCAACCTAATTACCATGCTG TTATAccggaaacaaggccatcaaaaCAAGCTGAGGTCTCTGAAAGACTAAAGGACCTCATTGGTTACCGACTTGATATCAAGCCATCTCAAATACTCCATGAGGAAGCTGGGCAAGGCTTATTTTTAGATGGTGAAGCTGATGTGGGTGCAGTTGTAGCTTTTTACCCCGGCGTAATATACTTCCCAGCTTACTACCGTTACATTCCTGGATACCCAAAAGTTGATGCACGAAACCCATATTTGATCACTCGGTATGATGGAAGTGTGATCAACGCCCAACCTTGGGGTTTTGGGGGTGAAGGCCGTGAAGTTTGGAATGGCCTTAGCATGGCAGACTTTAAGCCAGACATGCAAGGTGTTGAGAAGGGTTCAGAGCGTGTCTGGAAATTGCTCAGTACTCCTTTGGAAGGTACACGAGCAGGTATCAAGGGTGATGTATTGGAGCGGAGAAACCCATTGGCTTTTGCTCATTTTGCTAACCACCCAGCAAAAGGCATGGTCCCCAATGTCATGATTTGCCCTTATGATTTCCCATTAACTGAGAAAAACATGAGACCCTATATTCCAAATATATTGTTTGGAAATGCTGAAGAAGTAAAGATGAAAAGATTTGGCAGCTTTTGGTTCAAATTTGGGGGTTCAGGAAATGGTGGGTCAGATGTTGCTGTTTTGAAGACACTTGTTCTGGTGGCTACTAGGGCACTTTGTGATGAAGAACTGCTCTTAAACTACAGGTTGAGCAACTCTAAGCGACGGCCAGCCTGGTACACTCCTGtggatgaagaggaggatagAAGGAGATGGAGCTAA
- the LOC122313930 gene encoding uncharacterized protein LOC122313930 isoform X2: MSLEWHASYNRLGRNADKVDAEEIIDMANKASVSDQQKQVQENIHSQIKSFCMSMDEILLPNNKKIDEALELPPQSAAAPRRSGLSFAVGKDDQPNYHAVIPETRPSKQAEVSERLKDLIGYRLDIKPSQILHEEAGQGLFLDGEADVGAVVAFYPGVIYFPAYYRYIPGYPKVDARNPYLITRYDGSVINAQPWGFGGEGREVWNGLSMADFKPDMQGVEKGSERVWKLLSTPLEGTRAGIKGDVLERRNPLAFAHFANHPAKGMVPNVMICPYDFPLTEKNMRPYIPNILFGNAEEVKMKRFGSFWFKFGGSGNGGSDVAVLKTLVLVATRALCDEELLLNYRLSNSKRRPAWYTPVDEEEDRRRWS, from the exons ATGAGCTTGGAATGGCATGCAAG CTACAATCGTTTGGGAAGGAATGCTGACAAGGTGGATGCAGAGGAAATTATTGATATGGCGAATAAAGCCTCCGTTTCTGATCAACAGAAGCAAGTCCAAGAAAACATCCACTCACAAATCAAAAGTTTTTGCATGTCTATGGATGAAATTCTTCTccctaataataaaaagatagatGAGGCACTCGAATTGCCACCACAATCAGCTGCTGCTCCTCGTCGTAGTGGCCTTAGTTTTGCTGTTGGCAAGGATGACCAACCTAATTACCATGCTG TTATAccggaaacaaggccatcaaaaCAAGCTGAGGTCTCTGAAAGACTAAAGGACCTCATTGGTTACCGACTTGATATCAAGCCATCTCAAATACTCCATGAGGAAGCTGGGCAAGGCTTATTTTTAGATGGTGAAGCTGATGTGGGTGCAGTTGTAGCTTTTTACCCCGGCGTAATATACTTCCCAGCTTACTACCGTTACATTCCTGGATACCCAAAAGTTGATGCACGAAACCCATATTTGATCACTCGGTATGATGGAAGTGTGATCAACGCCCAACCTTGGGGTTTTGGGGGTGAAGGCCGTGAAGTTTGGAATGGCCTTAGCATGGCAGACTTTAAGCCAGACATGCAAGGTGTTGAGAAGGGTTCAGAGCGTGTCTGGAAATTGCTCAGTACTCCTTTGGAAGGTACACGAGCAGGTATCAAGGGTGATGTATTGGAGCGGAGAAACCCATTGGCTTTTGCTCATTTTGCTAACCACCCAGCAAAAGGCATGGTCCCCAATGTCATGATTTGCCCTTATGATTTCCCATTAACTGAGAAAAACATGAGACCCTATATTCCAAATATATTGTTTGGAAATGCTGAAGAAGTAAAGATGAAAAGATTTGGCAGCTTTTGGTTCAAATTTGGGGGTTCAGGAAATGGTGGGTCAGATGTTGCTGTTTTGAAGACACTTGTTCTGGTGGCTACTAGGGCACTTTGTGATGAAGAACTGCTCTTAAACTACAGGTTGAGCAACTCTAAGCGACGGCCAGCCTGGTACACTCCTGtggatgaagaggaggatagAAGGAGATGGAGCTAA
- the LOC122313930 gene encoding uncharacterized protein LOC122313930 isoform X3: protein MANKASVSDQQKQVQENIHSQIKSFCMSMDEILLPNNKKIDEALELPPQSAAAPRRSGLSFAVGKDDQPNYHAVIPETRPSKQAEVSERLKDLIGYRLDIKPSQILHEEAGQGLFLDGEADVGAVVAFYPGVIYFPAYYRYIPGYPKVDARNPYLITRYDGSVINAQPWGFGGEGREVWNGLSMADFKPDMQGVEKGSERVWKLLSTPLEGTRAGIKGDVLERRNPLAFAHFANHPAKGMVPNVMICPYDFPLTEKNMRPYIPNILFGNAEEVKMKRFGSFWFKFGGSGNGGSDVAVLKTLVLVATRALCDEELLLNYRLSNSKRRPAWYTPVDEEEDRRRWS from the exons ATGGCGAATAAAGCCTCCGTTTCTGATCAACAGAAGCAAGTCCAAGAAAACATCCACTCACAAATCAAAAGTTTTTGCATGTCTATGGATGAAATTCTTCTccctaataataaaaagatagatGAGGCACTCGAATTGCCACCACAATCAGCTGCTGCTCCTCGTCGTAGTGGCCTTAGTTTTGCTGTTGGCAAGGATGACCAACCTAATTACCATGCTG TTATAccggaaacaaggccatcaaaaCAAGCTGAGGTCTCTGAAAGACTAAAGGACCTCATTGGTTACCGACTTGATATCAAGCCATCTCAAATACTCCATGAGGAAGCTGGGCAAGGCTTATTTTTAGATGGTGAAGCTGATGTGGGTGCAGTTGTAGCTTTTTACCCCGGCGTAATATACTTCCCAGCTTACTACCGTTACATTCCTGGATACCCAAAAGTTGATGCACGAAACCCATATTTGATCACTCGGTATGATGGAAGTGTGATCAACGCCCAACCTTGGGGTTTTGGGGGTGAAGGCCGTGAAGTTTGGAATGGCCTTAGCATGGCAGACTTTAAGCCAGACATGCAAGGTGTTGAGAAGGGTTCAGAGCGTGTCTGGAAATTGCTCAGTACTCCTTTGGAAGGTACACGAGCAGGTATCAAGGGTGATGTATTGGAGCGGAGAAACCCATTGGCTTTTGCTCATTTTGCTAACCACCCAGCAAAAGGCATGGTCCCCAATGTCATGATTTGCCCTTATGATTTCCCATTAACTGAGAAAAACATGAGACCCTATATTCCAAATATATTGTTTGGAAATGCTGAAGAAGTAAAGATGAAAAGATTTGGCAGCTTTTGGTTCAAATTTGGGGGTTCAGGAAATGGTGGGTCAGATGTTGCTGTTTTGAAGACACTTGTTCTGGTGGCTACTAGGGCACTTTGTGATGAAGAACTGCTCTTAAACTACAGGTTGAGCAACTCTAAGCGACGGCCAGCCTGGTACACTCCTGtggatgaagaggaggatagAAGGAGATGGAGCTAA